From Camelina sativa cultivar DH55 chromosome 20, Cs, whole genome shotgun sequence, the proteins below share one genomic window:
- the LOC104772805 gene encoding GRIP1-associated protein 1-like — MASRDHNKKEKNLTVFVTDRFNSCRAFPIDDYASNEEKSKQVLECSSRSSVLKTGEPLQIPSSNHNPTSSPLVTNSNPFCNPGQPETSSRNGVIIGASSLVQIWEARSQQSSSSLSQSLIDSRTSSGLSLSDISNSSSFSEFLNDVERKNNESSGEEIDWSPQSDTCNVSNSCENDREGRCFLELATCITRVRGRQASEDVCKMILRNREIDLEWLDDRNAVSKFSRRGCRRLQYMLRIRSLERCIAIQERYMLKSATSSFSRRGCRNKYKTKTEKGSWENLNSAGETKKLSRPLSFRMKRVCKMACKTGDKNGLQERMESSNTRKNQEAAFKPEIAKKAVLTEAASNMNSSKKPEIEGKSTEEGEGLRKAMVKESKETNKSSLSTAEKVNLWDSKGRANRRRPMGKAKDEEKDARRAIDVKTVERNNERRKNEEVSIFEKDKTMEIEEYRTNPQEVTSVVCLEQRKEEENVSHIFRESGREEKSSQNDEEISKDKKQEGSCLIHETPIFQRDWDENVTEYKEYEDYNGESMYYDWISDISRPRSYWEALKKQRELEVMNKSSEKDDMRNLIEIRTVSGFLASEFREKIDKIIISRMQKRLEVESNLVEEEEDNEESLGECSARYQEDLEETETEKVDLIEPITETQMICDLRQQIKQLQREMLELQSLVKSCVDFQKSMKSESLSGE, encoded by the exons ATGGCTTCGAGGGATcataacaagaaagaaaagaatctcaCAGTTTTTGTTACTGATCGTTTCAATAGCTGTCGTGCTTTTCCTATCGATGATTATGCAAGTAATGAAGAGAAGAGTAAACAGGTTCTTGAATGTTCTTCAAGATCCTCTGTTTTGAAAACAGGGGAACCACTGCAGATTCCTTCTTCCAACCACAATCCAACTTCTTCTCCGCTAGTGACCAATTCCAATCCGTTTTGTAATCCGGGTCAACCTGAGACCTCTTCAAGAAATGGTGTCATCATTGGAGCTTCTTCTCTGGTTCAGATTTGGGAAGCTCGGTCGCAGCAGTCAAGCTCGAGTCTAAGTCAATCGCTAATAGATAGCAGGACGAGTTCTGGATTAAGTCTCTCAGACATTTCGAATTCGAGTTCTTTTTCTGAGTTTCTCAACGACGTGGAGAGAAAAAACAACGAAAGCAGTGGTGAAGAAATAGATTGGTCTCCTCAATCAGATACGTGTAATGTTTCAAATTCTTGTGAGAATGATAGAGAAGGAAGATGTTTTCTTGAACTGGCTACTTGTATCACTAGGGTAAGAGGGCGGCAAGCAAGTGAAGACGTTTGTAAGATGATTTTGCGTAACCGAGAAATTGATCTCGAATGGCTCGATGATCGCAACGCGGTTTCAAAGTTCTCTCGTCGCGGGTGCCGGCGTCTTCag TATATGCTTAGAATCCGAAGTTTAGAAAGGTGCATTGCCATTCAAGAAAGATATATGTTGAAATCAGCAACATCTAGT TTCTCTCGTCGCGGGTGCCG GAATAAATATAAGACAAAAACTGAGAAGGGGTCTTGGGAAAATTTGAATAGCGCGGGAGAAACTAAAAAGTTATCTAGACCACTATCTTTTCGGATGAAGAGGGTGTGTAAAATGGCCTGCAAAACAGGAGATAAGAATGGTTTGCAAGAAAGAATGGAGAGTAGTAACACAAGGAAGAATCAGGAAGCGGCTTTTAAGCCGGAAATCGCCAAGAAAGCTGTCTTGACTGAAGCTGCAAGCAATATGAACAGTTCAAAGAAACCTGAAATTGAGGGGAAAAGtacagaagaaggagaagggtTGAGAAAAGCTATGGTGAAGGAAAGTAAAGAAACGAACAAGTCTTCATTGAGTACTGCTGAGAAAGTGAATCTTTGGGATTCTAAGGGGAGAGCTAATAGGAGAAGACCTATGGGGAAAGCTAAAGACGAGGAAAAAGATGCAAGAAGAGCCATTGATGTGAAGACTGTAGAGAGAAATAACGAAAGGCGAAAGAACGAAGAAgttagtatttttgaaaaagacaaAACCATGGAGATTGAGGAATATAGAACCAACCCTCAAGAAGTTACATCAGTGGTTTGTTTGGAgcaaagaaaggaagaagaaaatgtaaGTCACATCTTTAGAGAGAGCGGTAGAGAGGAAAAATCTTCACAAAACGATGAAGAAATATCAAAAGACAAGAAGCAAGAAGGGTCATGTCTGATTCATGAAACACCAATATTTCAAAGGGATTGGGATGAAAATGTAACGGAATATAAAGAATATGAAGATTACAATGGAGAGAGTATGTATTATGATTGGATTAGCGATATATCGCGCCCACGAAGTTATTGGGAAGCTCTCAAGAAACAACGGGAGCTCGAGGTCATGAACAAGAGTTCAGAGAAAGATGATATGCGGAACTTAATCGAGAT AAGGACAGTTTCTGGCTTCCTCGCAAGTGAGTTTCGGGAAAAGATTGACAAAATCATTATCTCACGCATGCAAAAGAGATTAGAAGTAGAAAGCAatcttgttgaagaagaagaagataacgaGGAGAGCTTGGGTGAGTGTTCAGCAAGGTACCAAGAGGACCtagaagaaactgaaacagaGAAGGTAGATCTAATTGAACCAATAACT GAAACACAGATGATATGTGACCTCAGACAACAAATCAAACAGCTTCAAAGAGAAATGCTCGAACTACAAAGTTTAGTCAAATCTTGCGTCGATTTCCAGAAATCCATGAAGTCTGAATCACTTTCTGGTGAGTAA
- the LOC104771648 gene encoding uncharacterized protein LOC104771648 produces MCSSKLKNLTQENISQINGRPVLQPKSNQVPTLDRRNSLKKSPTKPLTSIASKIPSPRPISLISPPLSPNSKSLKKPAGSCKELLRSSSEKSKPVKSPRNSDGGYKEVISMAIVQKQPGSIAAARREEVAIKQEERKKKISHYGRIKSVKSNEKTVTVEHEKKKRCSFITTSSDPIYVAYHDQEWGVPVHEDKLLFELLVLTGAQVGSDWTSVLKRRNTLREAFSGFEAELVADFNEKKIQSIVNDYGIDISQVRAIVDNSKQILKVKRDIGSFNKYIWGFMKHKPVTTKYTSCQKIPVKTSKSETISKDMVRRGFRFVGPTVIHSLMQAAGLTNDHLITCPRHHECTAMAAL; encoded by the exons atgtgttcctcaaaattaaaaaacctgACCCAAGAAAACATCTCCCAAATCAACGGTCGTCCAGTTCTTCAACCGAAATCGAACCAAGTGCCGACATTAGACCGACGTAACTCACTCAAGAAGTCTCCTACTAAGCCTTTGACTTCAATTGCATCAAAGATACCCTCACCTAGACCAATTTCTCTAATCTCTCCTCCTTTGTCTCCTAACTCAAAATCCTTGAAAAAACCAGCCGGTTCTTGCAAGGAACTACTTAGGTCTAGCTCCGAAAAGTCTAAACCGGTGAAATCGCCCAGGAACAGTGATGGTGGCTACAAAGAGGTTATTTCCATGGCAATTGTTCAGAAGCAGCCTGGAAGTATAGCAGCtgcaagaagagaagaggttgcaataaaacaagaagagagaaagaagaaaatatctcaTTACGGTAGGATCAAATCGGTAAAATCGAACGAGAAAACCGTAACCGTTGagcatgagaagaagaagaggtgcaGTTTCATCACTACAAGTTCAG ATCCAATATATGTCGCTTACCATGACCAAGAATGGGGAGTTCCAGTTCATGAagacaa acTATTATTTGAGCTTTTGGTGTTAACCGGCGCTCAGGTCGGATCAGATTGGACTTCGGttttaaagagaagaaacacttTAAG AGAGGCTTTCTCTGGTTTCGAAGCAGAGTTGGTCGCAGACTTCAACGAGAAGAAGATACAATCAATAGTCAACGACTATGGCATTGACATTAGCCAAGTCCGTGCAATTGTTGACAACTCTAAACAAATtctcaag GTAAAAAGAGATATCGGGTCATTCAACAAATACATTTGGGGGTTTATGAAACATAAACCGGTCACCACAAAATACACATCATGCCAAAAGATTCCGGTTAAGACATCGAAATCAGAGACCATAAGTAAAGACATGGTTCGTCGTGGGTTTAGGTTCGTTGGTCCGACGGTTATACATTCGTTAATGCAAGCCGCCGGTTTAACTAACGACCACTTGATCACATGTCCGAGGCATCACGAGTGTACTGCCATGGCGGCTTTATAG